A genomic stretch from Deinococcus radiotolerans includes:
- a CDS encoding carboxypeptidase-like regulatory domain-containing protein has translation MHRPAQAALIATILAATLTGADATTPVKGFITGTVVNEQGAPLAGVEIDVDNTLSYDSNLVTYTDAKGQYRVDVRKLPFTFQVYAKLKVKYEGYTTAIELVPRTPNAVAGVVGGVRDFVLRPKPITPEDPYGNQGCVFIERAIGEYDIDEAQVLVTLTPVGKLADGSTGKPRTVHLLRSGSGPVIPNVMWGRYTVTATYQGQPLELRRRTSPNNNPWNTSYTGGFVREYNITQLNMYVEMRLPNKSN, from the coding sequence ATGCACAGACCTGCCCAGGCCGCCCTGATCGCCACCATCCTCGCCGCTACGCTGACCGGAGCGGACGCCACCACGCCCGTCAAGGGCTTCATCACCGGCACCGTCGTGAACGAACAGGGCGCGCCCCTGGCTGGTGTGGAGATTGATGTGGACAACACCCTCTCGTACGACAGCAACCTCGTCACGTATACCGACGCGAAAGGCCAGTACCGCGTGGATGTGCGCAAACTGCCCTTCACCTTCCAGGTGTACGCCAAGCTGAAGGTGAAGTACGAGGGCTACACCACCGCCATTGAACTCGTGCCCCGCACGCCCAACGCGGTGGCCGGCGTGGTCGGGGGCGTCCGGGACTTCGTGCTGCGCCCCAAACCCATCACGCCAGAGGACCCATACGGCAACCAGGGGTGCGTGTTCATTGAGCGGGCCATCGGCGAGTACGACATCGACGAAGCTCAGGTGCTCGTGACCCTCACGCCCGTGGGCAAACTCGCCGACGGGTCCACCGGGAAACCCCGAACCGTGCACCTGCTGCGCAGCGGAAGCGGGCCCGTCATACCGAACGTCATGTGGGGCCGCTACACCGTCACCGCCACCTACCAGGGCCAGCCGCTGGAACTGCGCCGCCGCACCAGCCCCAATAACAACCCCTGGAACACCAGTTACACCGGCGGCTTCGTCCGCGAGTACAACATCACGCAGCTGAACATGTACGTCGAGATGCGCCTCCCGAACAAGAGCAACTGA
- a CDS encoding DUF1152 domain-containing protein, which translates to MNALQPPFFRELQASRRVMIAGMGGGFDVFCGLPLYFALKAEGKEVFLANYSFTSLGLGPNGPLPPAVVPVTPDLIVTPGEYFPEYWLSRWLVTQGEPGTVYAFRKVGVQPLKTAYEALVRHLNLDTIILVDGGTDSLMRGDESGLGTPHEDATSLVAVNELSGPKTLLACLGFGVDHFHGVSHADYLEATADLTRSGAYLGAFSLTPDLPPVQKYRDACEAAFQMMPRYTSIVNSSILSAIDGHYGDHHVTSRTHGSELWINPLMGLYWTYQLPPVARRLGYYGPLLQTTTLTDVGLVIERHREQVPIRPRVNIPV; encoded by the coding sequence ATGAACGCCCTTCAGCCTCCCTTCTTCCGTGAACTTCAGGCCTCGCGCCGCGTCATGATCGCCGGGATGGGCGGCGGCTTCGATGTGTTCTGCGGCCTCCCGCTGTACTTCGCCCTGAAAGCCGAGGGGAAGGAAGTGTTCCTGGCGAACTACTCGTTCACGAGCCTGGGACTGGGCCCGAACGGCCCGCTGCCGCCCGCGGTGGTCCCCGTGACCCCGGACCTGATCGTCACGCCCGGCGAGTACTTCCCCGAGTACTGGCTGTCGCGGTGGCTGGTCACGCAGGGCGAGCCGGGCACCGTGTACGCCTTCCGGAAGGTGGGCGTGCAGCCCCTGAAGACCGCGTACGAGGCGCTCGTGCGGCACCTGAACCTCGACACGATCATTCTCGTGGACGGCGGCACGGACTCCCTGATGCGCGGCGACGAGTCCGGCCTGGGCACCCCCCACGAGGACGCCACCAGCCTCGTCGCAGTCAACGAGCTCAGCGGGCCCAAAACACTACTCGCGTGCCTGGGCTTCGGTGTGGACCACTTCCACGGCGTCAGCCACGCCGACTATCTGGAAGCCACCGCTGACCTTACCCGCAGCGGCGCGTACCTGGGCGCATTCAGCCTCACGCCCGACCTGCCGCCCGTACAGAAGTACAGAGACGCCTGCGAGGCCGCATTTCAGATGATGCCCCGGTACACCAGCATCGTGAACAGCAGCATTCTCAGCGCTATTGACGGTCACTACGGCGACCATCACGTGACCAGCCGTACGCACGGCAGCGAACTGTGGATCAATCCGCTTATGGGCCTGTACTGGACGTATCAGTTGCCTCCCGTCGCGCGGCGCCTCGGGTACTACGGGCCCCTGCTGCAGACCACTACCCTCACCGACGTGGGCCTGGTGATCGAACGGCACCGCGAGCAGGTCCCGATCAGGCCCAGGGTGAACATCCCGGTGTGA
- a CDS encoding RelA/SpoT family protein, with protein sequence MGELRTLMASRPAEDQERVEAAFRFARDAHAGVNRKSGEPYITHPVAVAIILARLGMDTDSLMAGLLHDTVEDVDGVTFELIEREFGPDVRRIVEGETKVSKLSKQGSQAAEVRESGRDVQAENLRQMLIAMTSDIRIIVVKLADRLHNMRTLGSMKPEKQQRIARETMDIFAPLAHRLGIGQIKWELEDLSFQYLYPDEYAYLQSRLRTRQEERQTLIENAVQQLHDSLTDDLELPEWVSDIDIAGRSKHLWSIHNKMQREGKGLEQIFDLLAIRVILTPRDLVVPPGTDEKRRERAEETREKRICYHTVSIVHSVWTPLPGRFKDYIAVPKPNGYQSLHTTVISPSGQPIEVQIRSRRMHEVAEFGIAAHWMYKQGRQLAQRDRENWIAQLRELQNEINDASDYMDAVKVDILSQRVRVFTPKGLAISLPAGSTPVDFAYHIHTRIGETTVGARVNGSIVPLSHRLGNGDMVEIVTSKNGHPSKDWLNFTVTRSARSKIRHHFRAQERSEALQHGHDLLERYLRKRQLAVRQLMRTKLLEDAALKLMGSRNPDDLYLALHAGKLTPSAVGKVLSPQLAQEQASGPSRRAPVPKAPEPGGVYVEGFSTNTKLSQCCNPIRGDQVMGYLTRGRGVSVHRIDCPNMIRLLKDEPERCVAASWDAGTPGSVLVDVDVIAPDRAGLLADVLGVLARGKHSPTKVEAVVGQEEIAVIHLRLNVAGHGDLEVIRRAILTVPGVQDVIRVGGRKRNGASA encoded by the coding sequence ATGGGGGAACTCAGGACGCTGATGGCGTCCCGCCCCGCAGAGGACCAGGAACGGGTGGAGGCGGCCTTCAGGTTCGCGCGGGACGCGCACGCGGGCGTGAACCGCAAGAGTGGCGAGCCGTACATCACGCACCCGGTGGCGGTGGCCATCATCCTGGCGCGCCTGGGCATGGACACGGACAGCCTCATGGCCGGGCTGCTGCACGACACGGTCGAGGATGTGGACGGCGTGACCTTCGAGCTGATCGAACGGGAATTCGGGCCGGACGTGCGCCGCATCGTGGAAGGCGAGACGAAGGTCAGCAAGCTCAGCAAGCAGGGCTCGCAGGCGGCTGAGGTGCGCGAGTCGGGCCGGGACGTGCAGGCCGAGAACCTCCGCCAGATGCTGATCGCCATGACCAGTGACATCCGCATCATCGTGGTGAAGCTGGCCGACCGGCTGCACAACATGCGCACCCTGGGCAGCATGAAGCCGGAAAAGCAGCAGCGGATCGCGCGGGAAACCATGGACATCTTTGCGCCGCTCGCGCACCGCCTGGGGATCGGGCAGATCAAGTGGGAACTGGAGGACCTGAGCTTCCAGTACCTCTACCCGGATGAATACGCGTACCTTCAGTCGCGGCTGCGCACCCGCCAGGAGGAACGCCAGACCCTGATCGAGAATGCTGTGCAGCAGCTGCACGATTCCCTGACCGACGATCTGGAGCTGCCGGAGTGGGTGTCGGACATCGACATCGCGGGGCGCAGCAAGCACCTCTGGAGCATTCACAACAAGATGCAGCGCGAGGGCAAGGGCCTGGAGCAGATCTTCGACCTGCTGGCCATCCGCGTGATCCTCACGCCCCGCGACCTCGTGGTGCCGCCCGGCACGGATGAGAAACGCCGCGAGCGGGCCGAGGAGACCCGCGAGAAACGCATCTGCTACCACACGGTCAGCATCGTGCACAGCGTCTGGACGCCGCTGCCCGGCCGGTTCAAGGATTACATCGCGGTGCCCAAACCCAACGGGTACCAGTCGCTGCACACGACCGTGATCAGCCCCAGCGGGCAACCCATCGAGGTGCAGATCCGCTCGCGGCGCATGCACGAGGTCGCGGAGTTCGGGATCGCCGCGCACTGGATGTACAAGCAGGGCCGTCAGCTCGCGCAGCGTGACCGCGAGAACTGGATTGCGCAGCTGCGCGAACTCCAGAACGAGATCAACGACGCCTCCGACTACATGGACGCCGTGAAGGTGGACATCCTGTCGCAGCGGGTGCGGGTCTTCACGCCCAAGGGCCTGGCCATCAGCCTCCCGGCGGGGAGCACCCCGGTGGACTTCGCGTACCACATTCACACCCGCATTGGCGAGACGACCGTGGGCGCGCGCGTGAACGGCAGTATCGTGCCCCTGTCGCACCGGCTGGGCAACGGCGACATGGTCGAGATCGTGACCAGCAAGAACGGCCACCCCAGCAAGGACTGGCTGAACTTCACGGTGACCCGCTCGGCGCGCAGCAAGATCCGCCATCACTTCCGCGCGCAGGAACGCAGCGAGGCCCTCCAGCACGGGCACGACCTGCTGGAACGCTATCTGCGCAAGCGGCAGCTGGCCGTGCGGCAGCTGATGCGCACCAAACTGCTGGAGGACGCTGCGCTGAAACTCATGGGCTCCCGCAATCCGGACGACCTGTACCTGGCGTTGCACGCCGGGAAACTCACGCCCAGCGCCGTGGGCAAGGTCCTCTCTCCACAGCTGGCGCAGGAGCAGGCGTCTGGTCCCAGCCGCCGCGCGCCCGTCCCGAAAGCACCCGAGCCGGGCGGCGTGTATGTAGAGGGGTTCAGCACGAACACCAAACTCAGTCAGTGCTGCAACCCCATCCGTGGGGATCAGGTCATGGGATACCTGACGCGCGGGCGCGGCGTGAGCGTGCACCGCATCGACTGCCCGAACATGATCCGCCTGCTCAAGGACGAACCGGAACGCTGCGTTGCCGCCTCCTGGGACGCGGGCACGCCCGGCAGCGTCCTGGTGGATGTGGACGTGATCGCCCCCGACCGCGCCGGCCTGCTGGCCGACGTGCTGGGCGTCCTGGCGCGCGGGAAACACAGCCCCACCAAGGTCGAGGCCGTGGTCGGGCAGGAGGAGATCGCCGTGATTCACCTGCGCCTGAACGTCGCCGGGCACGGTGACCTGGAGGTCATCCGCCGCGCGATCCTGACCGTGCCCGGCGTGCAGGACGTCATCCGCGTAGGTGGCCGCAAACGCAACGGCGCCAGCGCCTGA
- a CDS encoding alpha/beta hydrolase — translation MKSGRFLAVGAVLGAWFVWSRRAASFPHLHAELRSPLLRFRSPPFTPGVVRLMQAVQAHTKAPALPNGVRVEECRIPGPPGAPDVTVFVYRPPNLPAGAAAILNIHGGGYVTGSAAAYHAQSAAYALELGVVVVGVEYRLAPGTPFPGPLEDCYAALTWIAREAASLGLEPARIALVGDSAGGGLAAALAQLAHDRGEVTPAFQLLYYPMLDDRTALRADHARRGEFIWRPTSNLVGWTAYLGGPPQLDGATAYAAPARRADLSGLPPAWIGVGTLDLFHDEDRTYARRLRAAGVPCEYVEVPGAYHAFERFAPNTAVAGEFRQSALAALRRGLRLD, via the coding sequence ATGAAGTCCGGACGGTTTCTGGCGGTAGGGGCAGTGCTGGGCGCGTGGTTCGTGTGGTCGCGCCGCGCGGCCTCTTTCCCGCACCTGCACGCTGAGCTGCGTTCGCCGCTGCTGCGTTTCCGTTCGCCGCCGTTCACGCCGGGTGTGGTGCGCCTCATGCAGGCGGTGCAAGCCCACACGAAGGCACCGGCGCTGCCTAACGGTGTCCGCGTGGAGGAGTGCCGCATTCCCGGTCCGCCGGGCGCGCCGGACGTGACGGTGTTCGTGTACCGGCCGCCGAACCTCCCGGCGGGCGCGGCCGCAATTCTGAACATTCACGGGGGCGGGTACGTGACCGGGTCGGCCGCGGCGTACCACGCGCAGAGCGCCGCGTACGCCCTGGAACTTGGGGTGGTGGTCGTGGGGGTCGAGTACCGCCTTGCGCCGGGCACGCCGTTCCCGGGGCCGCTGGAGGACTGTTACGCCGCCCTGACGTGGATAGCGCGCGAGGCGGCGTCGCTGGGCCTTGAACCGGCCCGCATCGCGCTGGTAGGGGACAGTGCTGGGGGTGGGCTGGCAGCCGCGCTGGCGCAGCTCGCGCATGACCGGGGTGAGGTCACGCCCGCCTTCCAGCTGCTGTACTACCCGATGCTGGATGACCGCACGGCGCTGCGGGCCGATCACGCCCGGCGCGGCGAGTTCATCTGGCGGCCAACCTCCAACCTGGTGGGCTGGACGGCGTACCTGGGCGGCCCACCCCAGCTGGACGGGGCCACGGCGTACGCCGCGCCAGCCCGGCGGGCGGACCTGAGCGGCCTGCCGCCCGCGTGGATCGGGGTGGGCACCCTGGACCTGTTTCACGATGAGGACCGGACGTACGCGCGGCGACTGCGGGCGGCGGGTGTGCCGTGCGAGTACGTGGAGGTGCCCGGCGCGTACCACGCGTTTGAACGCTTCGCGCCAAACACGGCCGTTGCGGGTGAGTTCAGGCAGAGTGCCCTGGCCGCCCTGCGGCGCGGCCTGAGGCTTGACTGA
- a CDS encoding nucleoside hydrolase: protein MTAPRPVILDLDPGHDDAVNILLALASPELRVIGLTTVFGNVGLDRTTRNALITRQIARSDVPVYAGADRPLVQERISAEAVHGESGLDGPHLPAPTRGTEAEHAAAFIIRTVREKPGEVTLLPTGPLTNVALAFRLAPDIVPLVREVVWMGGSTDTGNWTPAAEFNALADPHAAHVVFSSGVPLTMIGLNASHQAIAHPARVQLFRDLGTPTGAFVADLLAFFAEHHRERYGWDGGALHDPLTAAWLLCPDLFTVQPMHVQIDLSGGPSHGRTVADVWHVTGQTPNAQVMTHVNADGFFELLRDRIATYTH, encoded by the coding sequence ATGACCGCGCCCCGCCCCGTCATCCTGGACCTCGACCCCGGACACGACGACGCCGTGAACATCCTGCTGGCCCTGGCCAGCCCCGAACTGCGCGTGATTGGCCTGACCACCGTGTTCGGCAACGTAGGCCTGGACCGCACCACCCGCAACGCCCTGATCACCCGGCAGATCGCCCGCTCAGACGTGCCCGTCTACGCCGGCGCGGACCGGCCCCTCGTGCAGGAGCGGATCAGCGCCGAGGCCGTGCACGGCGAGAGCGGCCTGGACGGCCCGCACCTGCCCGCGCCCACGCGCGGCACCGAGGCGGAACACGCGGCCGCGTTCATCATCCGCACCGTCCGCGAGAAGCCCGGGGAGGTCACGCTGCTCCCCACGGGTCCGCTGACGAACGTCGCGCTGGCCTTCCGCCTCGCGCCGGACATCGTGCCGCTGGTGCGGGAGGTCGTGTGGATGGGCGGCAGCACCGACACCGGCAACTGGACGCCCGCCGCCGAGTTCAACGCCCTGGCCGACCCGCACGCCGCGCACGTGGTCTTCAGCAGTGGCGTGCCGCTGACCATGATCGGCCTGAACGCCAGTCATCAGGCCATCGCGCACCCGGCCCGCGTGCAGCTGTTCCGCGACCTGGGCACGCCCACCGGCGCGTTCGTGGCGGACCTGCTGGCCTTCTTCGCCGAGCACCACCGTGAACGCTACGGCTGGGACGGCGGGGCGCTGCATGATCCCCTGACGGCCGCGTGGCTGCTGTGCCCCGACCTGTTCACCGTGCAGCCCATGCACGTCCAGATTGACCTGTCGGGCGGTCCCAGCCACGGCCGCACCGTGGCCGACGTGTGGCACGTCACCGGGCAGACCCCGAACGCGCAGGTCATGACCCACGTGAACGCCGACGGCTTCTTCGAGCTGCTGCGCGACCGGATCGCCACGTACACCCACTAA